GCGATCGTCGTACCAGCACCGGTCAACTGCGACGTCGATGCGCTGGCGAAAAATGTCGGCCTGGCGCTTGGCCAGTTCCTCTCCGAAGCCATTCCCGACGACTATACCATCGGCGTCGGCTGGGGCCGCACCATGACCGCCTCCCTGTCGAGCTTCCGGCCGCCACGCCGCGCCAATTGCAAAATCGTCTCGCTTCTGGGCGGCATCGTCGCCGTACACCAGACGAACCCGATCGATTATACCTGGCGGCTGGCAAACCAGCTCGGCGCCGAATGTTACATGTTCCTGGCACCGCTTCTCGTCGATTCCATCGAGACCAAGCGCAATCTGATCGAAAAATGCGGGTTGGATACGATTTACCGTCTCGCCGAAAACCTCGATCTGGCGATTGTCAGCTGCGGCGATATCGGTCCGCATTCGACCTCGCTGTCGGAAGGCTGGATCTCGAAGGCCGAGCTGCAGGAGTTGATCGACGCCGGCTGCGTCTGCGACACCATGTTCAATTTCCTCGACGAGAACGGCAAGTCTGTCGACCACTCGATCAATCGCCGCGTCATGTCCGTCGATCTCGACACGCTGAAGGAGGCCAAGCATATCGTGCTCTCCTCCGGCGGTGCCCACCGGGCCGTCGCCATCCGCGCCACGATCAAACGCATCGGCTGCAACACACTGATCACCGATGAAAGTGCCGCACGGGCACTGCTGGAATTGGCTGAGACATCACCGCCTGTCTCTTCTCCCCAGCGGGGAGACGTGCCGGAGCGTTAGCAAGGCGATGAGGGGGCGAGCGAGGGTCGGAACGCTATCAGGCGTGCGCCGATTCCCAGCCGAGCATCGCCCGCTTGCGGGTGAGGCCCCAATGGTAACCCGTCAGCGCGCCGTTCTTGCCGACCGCCCGATGGCATGGCACCACAAAGGAGATCGGGTTCGCCCCGACCGCGGCCCCCACGGCGCGCTGCGCCGTCGGCCGGCCGATATCATTGGCGATATCGGAATAGGTGACGGCCTTGCCGAACGGGATTTTCATAAGGCTCTGCCAGACACTCACTTGGAAATCCGTGCCGATCAGCACGACCCGCAGCGGCTGTTCCAAGGACCATTTGCCCGGCTCGAAGATGCGGGCGGCATAGGGAACCGTCGCCTGCAGGTCCTCGACATAACAGGCGTTCGGCCAGCGGCAGGTCATATCGTCGAGGCAGGCCTTCTCGTCGCCGGAATCGCTGAAGGCAAGGCCGGCGAGGCCGCGGTCGGTCACCATGATCAGTGCGATGCCGAAGGGGCAGATGTGGAAGCCGTAGCGGATGGTGAGACCGCCGCCCTTCGCCTTCCATTCGCCGGGTGACATCGCCTCATGCGTGACGAACAGATCGTGCAGGCGGCTCGGCCCGGAGAGGCCGACCTCGATCGAGGTCTCGAGCAGCGGCATGTCTTCCTTGCGCAGCAGCCGCTTGGCGTGGTCGAGCGTCACTGCCTGCAGAAAACCCTTGGGCGACAGGCCGGCCCAGCGGGTGAAGGTCTTCTGCAACTGCGTCGGCGACTGGTTGAGCCGGGCCGCGATCGCCTCCAGCGAAGGCTGGTCGCGGTAATCCTCGGTGATGAGTTCGATCACCCGACGGACAATGTCGTAATCAGGGCCGTCAGGCGTCATGTCTGTCTGCAGGTTCGCAATCATGTTCATCGTCTTTCTCCTTGTCACAAGGAGATAATCAATAGGGTGTTGGCAAACCACCCGTTTCTTGCGCATGCACCAAGTAAGCTCAGATACGCTGCTTGACCGTGGCGAGTGCGCCCTTGAAGGCTTTGGCGAAGCTTTCACGATCGTCGGGATTGAGGAAGGAGCCGATATCCGTGCGCCGGCCCTCGCCGAAGATCTGCATGGAAAGGATGCCGATCTCCTGGTGCCGGCGAACGAGGAAGCGCGCCCAGAACGGATTGAAGTGATGTTCAACCATCCGTCCCGACGCTGTGAACTTGCGCACCGATACGTCCGTGCGCGACACCGTCACCTGTTCGCGCGCTTTGCCGGAGCGGTAATTCAGCCAGAAGGCACCGTAGAGAAGCACGAAATCCAGTCCGAAAAAGAAGCCGATCGGCCAAGCGCCGGTCGCGATGAAGAACATGCCATAGAGGAGGCAGACGGAACCGGATAGGATAAGCAGCACCCTGAAGCCCCGGCGGCCGAGCGACCGGTGGGGGAAAAGCTCGGCGGCGAAAACAGGCTGCTCGTTGAAGCTGTCGGCGTTGCTTTCCATCATAGCCGTTGAGTATAGATTCTCCATGGCAAATCCGAAACTCAAATCCGTTACCAGACCATCGCAAAACTCGAATGTGATCGCCCGCCGCAAACCGGCGGCGGTGAAGACGGCCTATTCCCTGGCCGAGCGCGAGGAGATCTTCCGCCGTTTCTCGGTGCAGCGGCCGGAACCGAGGGGCGAGCTCGAGCACACCAACCCCTTCACTCTGGTCGTTGCGGTCGCGCTTTCAGCGCAAGCGACCGATGTCGGCGTCAATAAGGCGACGCGGGCACTCTTCCAGATTGCCGATACGCCGGAAAAGATGCTCGATCTCGGCGAGGAGCGGCTGCGAGATCATATCAGAACGATCGGCCTCTACCGCAACAAGGCGAAAAACGTCATCGCGCTTTCGCAGATGCTGGTCGACCAATTCGGCGGCAAGGTGCCGGAGACGCGCGACGAGTTGGTGCGATTGCCGGGCGTCGGCCGCAAGACCGCCAACGTCGTGCTGTCCATGGCCTTCGGTCAGGCGACGATGGCCGTCGATACGCATATCTTCCGCATTGCCAATCGCATCCGCCTTGCCCCCGGCAAGACACCGGACGAGGTCGAGGCGCGGCTGATGAAGGTGATCCCGAAACATTCCCTCTATCACGCCCATCACTGGCTGATCCTGCACGGTCGCTACACCTGCAAGGCACGCCGCCCCGAATGCGAACGCTGCGTCATCGCCGATCTCTGCAAATCGCCGGAGAAAAGTTGGGATGTGCCAGCGCCGCTCGTCGAGCTACCGCCGCAGGTGATCGGCGAGGCCATCGAGTAAAGCTGCAATCGCCTGCTCGTAATCCCGCCTCTCCCCACCCGCTTCGATCGCGATCGCCGCGCGGTCGAAACTTGCCGACAGCAGCGACGTCAGCGGGTCGAGCAGGGTTCCTGCCGCAGGTATAAGCGCTGCGAGTCCCCCACGCAAAGTCGCCTCCGTATTCTCGGCATCCAGTGCCGCAATCGCCGGCAAGCCGAGAACCGCAGGCGCTTCCATCAGCAGCAGCCGTGTTCGGCCGGGTTGCGTCATTGCGGTGAAATAGGCCGAAGCGCCGGCAATCAGCGCATCGCGCGGCCCGTCCTCAGGCGCTGAAGACGCCTCGATTGTCTTGGTCACCTCTTGCATTTCGCACGCAATCACCGCGCGGAAGAGCGCCTTCTTGTCCTCGAAATGATGGTAAAGCGCCCCACGCGTCAACCCTGCCGCGGTGACGATTTCCGGTGTCGCCGTTTCGGCATATCCTTTCTCGACAAAGATGCGCCGTCCGGCGTCGATCAGCGCCTGCCTTGTCTGTTCCGTTCTCTCGCGATTGCTCCGGCTCATGTGGGCTATTTACATACAAACTGCATGTATGTTAATAGCCAAAAACATACAACCTGTATGTAAAATGGAAAAGGAGCGAGACGTGAAATCGACCAGCTACTACCCGGTCATCATGACCGGCGACGTCACAGGCACCGCCAGCTTCTATTGCTCGCATTTCGGCTTCAACGCGCTGTTCGAAAGCGATTGGTACGTTCACCTGCAATCGGCTGAGGACGTGCAGATAGCGCTCGCCATCCTTGACGGCAGCCATGAGACTATCCCGGCCATGGCCCGCGGCAGGGTCTCCGGCCTGCTGCTCAATTTCGAGGTCGAGGATGTCGATCGTGTTTACGAAACCTGCCGGAGCGCCGGCCTGCCAATTCTCCGCGAGATCCGCGATGAGAATTTCGGCCAGCGGCATTTCATCACCGCCGATCCGAACGGCGTGCTGATCGATATCATCACGCCGATTCCACCGAGCGCCGAATTCGCGGCGCTGTACGCCGCCGCCGCCCTGCCCGGTTGATCTCAGGCCCGCGAACCGATGTCACGCGCGGAAATCAGCTTGTGCAGATGCACCATCATGCCGGCGGCAAAAAGTGGCGTCAGAAGATTGACGAACGGGATCGCCAGAAACAGGGCGATCACCAGCCCACCAAGAAAGACGGTGGAGGCGTGTTTGGCGCGAAGGAGCCGCGCCTCCTCAGGCGAACGGAAGCGCATGGCAGCGAATTCGAAAAATTCTCGTCCGAGCAGATAGCCGTTCACCAGAAAGAACGCGATCAGATTGACGCCGGGAATGACCAGCAGCAGCAACGCCACGATATTGCCGAGGATCACCACGCCGAGGAACTTGATCGAGCTTGCCATCGCCGGGCCGAGCGGCATGGCGGTGCCCGGCATGTCCTTGGGATAATCGCGTTTTTCGATGACATCGGCGACATCGTCGAGAAACAAGCCGGCGATCAGCGCCGTCACCGGCGAAAGCAATAACGCCAGCATCAGTGCAAGGCCGACACCGGCAAGAATTGCGAAAACCAAAGCGAGCCACCCCGCCCAATCCGGCACATCGGGAAAGAAGCCGGTGAGCCAGGGAAAGAGAAAAGCCATGAAGGCCCCACGCAGCGCGAACCAGAGACCGACCAGGACGAGAATCGTCAGGCCGAGCACTTTCCAGAAGACCGAACGTGTTTCCGGCGCGAACAAATTGGTGAGCGAGAGTCGAGCGGCGGCAAGAATCATATCTCAGGCGTCTCCGGTTGCGCCGAAGATGTAGGAAAGATGGAGGCTACCGACAAGAGAGAATAAATTGCATGCGGTAATAGAAAACTTGTCGAAAATTAAATGCTAATATAGTATTGTCACGTATCCAATATGCACGGGCCTAAGAAGCAGCTTCCGAAATAGTTGCAAAGACAAGGGGTCGCAACAGCGCATCCACGGAACGCCTCTAAGGAAAAACGGGGGAGGCTGATGTGGAAGACTTTGTGCAAAAACTCAGGCAATACGCAAAAACCGGCACACCGGCCGAACGTCGCATTGCGAAATATTTCACCGAACACCTGAACGACCTGCCGTTCGAGACAGCTGCATCGGTCGCCGATCGCCTGGATCTCTCGCCGATGACCGTCGGGCGCTTCCTGCGCTCGCTCGGCTATCAGGGATTGGACAGCGTCAAAGTGGAGATTCGCGAGACCGTGACGACATCGCCGGCGCAATTGCAAAGCGCCATGAGCGAGCTGCATCAGGACGCTGGGGAGGGCAAACCGCTCGCCGTGCTGGTTGCCGAACAGATCCAGGCGCTCCATCATATCTATCATCTGACGGCGCAGCCACACTGGTCCGAAGCCGTCAGCTTGATCAGCACTGCCCGCGAAGTGTCGATCGTCACGCATGCCCGGCTTGCAAGCCTCGCCCATCATTTCTGCCAGCGGCTGACGCAAGCCCGCGACGGCGTGCGCACGCTCGACGGCGCCGACAACCGTTTTGCCGAGCTTTTCGCCCGGCTGGCCGTTGATGACGCGCTACTGGTCATCATCGATTGTCGCCGCTTCGCCAAGGCGCGGCTGCTTGCCCGAACCGCTCGGCGCTACGGCTATAAGGTCGTGCTCATTTCACCGCAGCAAGCGGACTGGATGGCGGACCAGTCGAATGTCATGCTGCCCTTACCGCCCGCGCGCGCCCCCGATCTCGACAATCTTCCGCCGCTGATCGCGCTGCTCGATTGCCTGTCGGAATCCGTCATCCTCGAAGTCGGAGAAGAGGCCGCTCTCCGCCGCCGCCGCATGTTGGAATTCGCGACCGTCCTCGGCGAGACGGCGAATCACTGAGGGCTACTTCATCGTCTCCAGTTCGGCACGATGCCGGTGCATGGCGAGAAGACGGCGGTAGTCGCGATCGTAGAGCGCCTGTTTCGTTTTGTCAGGCAGCCGTTCGTCGCCACCCGGATACATCGCCTCGCCGGCTGCCGCCAAATCCCTGTACAGGCCGCAGGCGACGGATGCCGCGATCGCCGTGCCGAGCAGCACCGCCTCGTTCATTTTCGGCACCACCACCTTGCAGCCGGTGGCATCGCTATAGAGCTCCATCAGCACCGGGTTCTTCACATGCCCGCCGGCAATATGCAGCGTATCGGGCACGTAGCCGTATTCCTTCATCATTTCGAGGATGTGGCGAATGCCGAGCGCAATCGCCACGGCCGTGCGCCAGTAAAGCGTGCAAAGCCCATCGAAGGACGTATCGAGCGTCAGCCCGCTGACGACACCGACGGCATGCGGATCGGCGAGCGGCGAACGGTTGCCATGAAAGTCCGGCAGCACGAAAATGCGTGCGCCGAAGGCATCGCCCTCCTCGGCCCGCAATTCGGCGATGCGTGCGACGATCCTCTGATGCAGTGCCGCCGTCGGCTCACCGCCCGCCGCGTGCATGCGCACGATGTGGTCGAGCAGCGCGCCAGTCGCCGATTGCCCCGCCTCCACCAGCCAGGATTCTGGAAAGACCGCCTCGTAATAGGGGCCCCACATGCCATGGCTCGGCTTGCGTTCCCGCGAGAATGTGACGATGCAGCTCGACGTGCCGGCGATCAGCGCCAGCTGGTGCTCTCGTTTTACAGGATCGGCAGCGTAGCCGCCGAGCGCGCCGAGCGCGCCGGCATAGGCGTCGATCATGCCGGCGGAGACATGGCAGTCCGTGGTCAGCCCGAGCGCCTGCGCCGCTTCCGGCGTCAGCCAACCGACGTTGCCTCCGACAGGCGTGGTTTCATCCGGTAGGTGGCCGCGCTCGTGAAGGTCCTCAAGGCCGATCCGCTCCAGGAAATCCTGCTGCCAGCCTTTTTCGCGATGGGCGAGATAGTTCCACTTCGCTGTCAGCGTGCAGCGCGAACGGGCAAGCGATCCGGTCGATTTCCACGTCATGAAGTCGGCGAGATCGAAGAAATAACCGGCTTTCTCCCATGTGGCAGGCAGCTTCTTCTTCAGCCACATCAGCTTCGGCATTTCCATCTCAGGCGACATGACGTGCCCGGAATGTTCGAGCACCGTGTGCTCCGTCGCCGTGCAGAAATCGGCTTCCTTCAGCGCCCGGTGATCGAGCCAGACGACCGTGTCGAAGCGTGTCTCGCCGCCGGTGGAAACGCTGAGCTGCCGGCCCTCGACGTCACGCACGACGAGCGAACAGGTGGCGTCGAAGCCGATTGCGCCGACCGAGGCGGCGGCGATGCCGGATTGCTCCATCGCCTTGCGCACCGCCGTGCAGGCTGCGGACCAGATATCTTCGGAATCGTGCTCGGCATGGTTTTCACGCGGCCGGTTCATCACGATCGGATGCTCGGCCTTGGCAAGCAGACGGCCGCGCGCATCGAAGACGCCGGCGCGCGCACTGCCCGTGCCGATATCCACCGCAACCACATGATCACGCATCAAATCTTGGTCCCGTCCAGCTATGGTTGCGGACAAGGTGGATCAAATCCGGCATGGCGTCAAACACCACTTCCGGCGAAAGCCGGTCGAGTTCGGCGCGATAGCCGGCGAAGTTGGCGTGTGATCCGCCGGTGAAGGCGAAGACCGTCATTCCCGCTGCCTTGGCGGCGGCAATGCCGGCAGGGCTGTCCTCCACAACAATGCACTGAGCAGGCGCCACCTGCATTTCACGCGCCGCATGCAGGAAAAGATCGGGCGCCGGTTTGCCGCGCTTGACCATCGTCGCGCTGAAGATGTCGGGCAGCTTGTCGAGCAGTCCGGTGACGGACAGCGACAGCCGGATTCGCTCCATCTGGCTGGACGAGGCGACGCAGCAGCGAACGCCAAGTCCATCGATCGTCGCCGCAATACCCTCGATCGGCTTCAGTTCGGTACGAAAACGGGTGTAGAGATCGGTGCGAATGCGCTCGAGGAATTCTTCACCGGCGCGGACGTTGAATTCGGTTTCCAGCGTATCGATGAGGGTCGAAAGGCTGCGGCCGAGAAAGCGCTCGTAGGCCTGATCCTCGGTGATCGAGACGCCGAGATCGTTCATCGCCCCGACGAGCACGCTGATCGAGATCGGCTCGCTGTCAACGAGCACGCCGTCGCAATCGAAGATGACCAGCCGTGGTTCAGCATCAGCCATGGAAGACCCAACCTGAGTTCAATTCGAGCGCGTCACCGCCCCGCTTGCGCGCAAGGCCGGATGAATGACGGCAGCAGATGCCGCCATCCGGATTCCTTACACTGCGAGCTTGCCGTCGAGATAGAGTTGCAGCGTCTCCCGCGTGCCCTTTTCCCACAGGCTTTTGAGTGCATCGGCAAAACGCTTGCGGAAAAGTTCGGATTTCGCCACTTCGCCGAAAATATCGTCGAAGACCAGGAAGGCTGACGGATCGGTCTTCGCCTTCAGCGCCGCCGCATGCAGGCGCTCGGCGCTGGCGTCGTTGAAGACGATATCCTTGCCGCTATCGGTCTTGCCGGCGAAGTAACGGCACCAGAGCGCCGAAACCAGCGCCAGACCGACGACGTCCCTGCCCTGGCGCAGATTGTCGAGCGTCGACGGCAAGATGAATTTCGGCTGACGGTTCGATCCGTCCTGCGCCAGCCGCGGAACGGTGTCGGCAATTTTCGGATTGAGCAGGCGATGTTCGATCAGCGCGAAATAATCCGTCAGCGACGTGTTCGGCACCGGCGGCACGATCGGGATGATTTCGTCTTTCTCGAGCTTGGCGAGGAAGGTGCGGATTAGCGGGTTTTCCATGGAATCGTGAACGAAATGGATGTCCATCAGTGCCGCCGGATAGGCGATCGCAGCATGTCCGCCGTTCAGGATGCGGATCTTCATATGCTCGTAGGGCGTGACATCGGGCACGAAGGTCACGCCGACCTTTTCCAATGCCGGCCGACCGGCGGTGAACTTATCCTCAAGCACCCATTGCTTGAATTCCTCGCAATAGACCGGCCAATTGTCCTCGATCGCAAAATTGTCCCTGAGGAAATCGATTTCGCGCTTGCCGGTTGCCGGCGTGATGCGGTCGACCATCGCATTCGGGAAGGCGACATTCGCCCGGATCCACTCGGCAAAGCCAGTGTCCGAGAGGGCGGCCGTGCCGACCACGGCATTGGCGGTAACGATGCCATTATGGGGAATGTTGTCGCAGGACATGACGGTAAAGGGTTCGATGCCCCTTTCCTTGCGCGCCTTCAGCCCGGCAACGATCAGGCCGAACACCGTCTTCGGCGCGTC
This Rhizobium sp. NZLR1 DNA region includes the following protein-coding sequences:
- a CDS encoding sugar-binding transcriptional regulator, with amino-acid sequence MVKLKRGTHTAFSEASSLRLRAAWLYYNEGLTQKDVAEQLGISRTTVIRLLDEAMKRSEVQIWINDSIGDCVELSVRLERAYGLDEAIVVPAPVNCDVDALAKNVGLALGQFLSEAIPDDYTIGVGWGRTMTASLSSFRPPRRANCKIVSLLGGIVAVHQTNPIDYTWRLANQLGAECYMFLAPLLVDSIETKRNLIEKCGLDTIYRLAENLDLAIVSCGDIGPHSTSLSEGWISKAELQELIDAGCVCDTMFNFLDENGKSVDHSINRRVMSVDLDTLKEAKHIVLSSGGAHRAVAIRATIKRIGCNTLITDESAARALLELAETSPPVSSPQRGDVPER
- a CDS encoding bifunctional helix-turn-helix domain-containing protein/methylated-DNA--[protein]-cysteine S-methyltransferase translates to MNMIANLQTDMTPDGPDYDIVRRVIELITEDYRDQPSLEAIAARLNQSPTQLQKTFTRWAGLSPKGFLQAVTLDHAKRLLRKEDMPLLETSIEVGLSGPSRLHDLFVTHEAMSPGEWKAKGGGLTIRYGFHICPFGIALIMVTDRGLAGLAFSDSGDEKACLDDMTCRWPNACYVEDLQATVPYAARIFEPGKWSLEQPLRVVLIGTDFQVSVWQSLMKIPFGKAVTYSDIANDIGRPTAQRAVGAAVGANPISFVVPCHRAVGKNGALTGYHWGLTRKRAMLGWESAHA
- a CDS encoding DUF2244 domain-containing protein gives rise to the protein MMESNADSFNEQPVFAAELFPHRSLGRRGFRVLLILSGSVCLLYGMFFIATGAWPIGFFFGLDFVLLYGAFWLNYRSGKAREQVTVSRTDVSVRKFTASGRMVEHHFNPFWARFLVRRHQEIGILSMQIFGEGRRTDIGSFLNPDDRESFAKAFKGALATVKQRI
- the nth gene encoding endonuclease III, which encodes MANPKLKSVTRPSQNSNVIARRKPAAVKTAYSLAEREEIFRRFSVQRPEPRGELEHTNPFTLVVAVALSAQATDVGVNKATRALFQIADTPEKMLDLGEERLRDHIRTIGLYRNKAKNVIALSQMLVDQFGGKVPETRDELVRLPGVGRKTANVVLSMAFGQATMAVDTHIFRIANRIRLAPGKTPDEVEARLMKVIPKHSLYHAHHWLILHGRYTCKARRPECERCVIADLCKSPEKSWDVPAPLVELPPQVIGEAIE
- a CDS encoding TetR/AcrR family transcriptional regulator, which produces MSRSNRERTEQTRQALIDAGRRIFVEKGYAETATPEIVTAAGLTRGALYHHFEDKKALFRAVIACEMQEVTKTIEASSAPEDGPRDALIAGASAYFTAMTQPGRTRLLLMEAPAVLGLPAIAALDAENTEATLRGGLAALIPAAGTLLDPLTSLLSASFDRAAIAIEAGGERRDYEQAIAALLDGLADHLRR
- a CDS encoding VOC family protein gives rise to the protein MKSTSYYPVIMTGDVTGTASFYCSHFGFNALFESDWYVHLQSAEDVQIALAILDGSHETIPAMARGRVSGLLLNFEVEDVDRVYETCRSAGLPILREIRDENFGQRHFITADPNGVLIDIITPIPPSAEFAALYAAAALPG
- a CDS encoding sulfate transporter family protein, translated to MILAAARLSLTNLFAPETRSVFWKVLGLTILVLVGLWFALRGAFMAFLFPWLTGFFPDVPDWAGWLALVFAILAGVGLALMLALLLSPVTALIAGLFLDDVADVIEKRDYPKDMPGTAMPLGPAMASSIKFLGVVILGNIVALLLLVIPGVNLIAFFLVNGYLLGREFFEFAAMRFRSPEEARLLRAKHASTVFLGGLVIALFLAIPFVNLLTPLFAAGMMVHLHKLISARDIGSRA
- a CDS encoding MurR/RpiR family transcriptional regulator; the protein is MEDFVQKLRQYAKTGTPAERRIAKYFTEHLNDLPFETAASVADRLDLSPMTVGRFLRSLGYQGLDSVKVEIRETVTTSPAQLQSAMSELHQDAGEGKPLAVLVAEQIQALHHIYHLTAQPHWSEAVSLISTAREVSIVTHARLASLAHHFCQRLTQARDGVRTLDGADNRFAELFARLAVDDALLVIIDCRRFAKARLLARTARRYGYKVVLISPQQADWMADQSNVMLPLPPARAPDLDNLPPLIALLDCLSESVILEVGEEAALRRRRMLEFATVLGETANH
- a CDS encoding FGGY-family carbohydrate kinase, with the protein product MRDHVVAVDIGTGSARAGVFDARGRLLAKAEHPIVMNRPRENHAEHDSEDIWSAACTAVRKAMEQSGIAAASVGAIGFDATCSLVVRDVEGRQLSVSTGGETRFDTVVWLDHRALKEADFCTATEHTVLEHSGHVMSPEMEMPKLMWLKKKLPATWEKAGYFFDLADFMTWKSTGSLARSRCTLTAKWNYLAHREKGWQQDFLERIGLEDLHERGHLPDETTPVGGNVGWLTPEAAQALGLTTDCHVSAGMIDAYAGALGALGGYAADPVKREHQLALIAGTSSCIVTFSRERKPSHGMWGPYYEAVFPESWLVEAGQSATGALLDHIVRMHAAGGEPTAALHQRIVARIAELRAEEGDAFGARIFVLPDFHGNRSPLADPHAVGVVSGLTLDTSFDGLCTLYWRTAVAIALGIRHILEMMKEYGYVPDTLHIAGGHVKNPVLMELYSDATGCKVVVPKMNEAVLLGTAIAASVACGLYRDLAAAGEAMYPGGDERLPDKTKQALYDRDYRRLLAMHRHRAELETMK
- a CDS encoding HAD family hydrolase — encoded protein: MADAEPRLVIFDCDGVLVDSEPISISVLVGAMNDLGVSITEDQAYERFLGRSLSTLIDTLETEFNVRAGEEFLERIRTDLYTRFRTELKPIEGIAATIDGLGVRCCVASSSQMERIRLSLSVTGLLDKLPDIFSATMVKRGKPAPDLFLHAAREMQVAPAQCIVVEDSPAGIAAAKAAGMTVFAFTGGSHANFAGYRAELDRLSPEVVFDAMPDLIHLVRNHSWTGPRFDA
- a CDS encoding mannitol dehydrogenase family protein, with the translated sequence MTCKLSLATLSDVARTAAIPGYDRASLKAGIVHFGVGNFHRAHQAVYLDDLFNAGADHDWAIVGAGVLPSDAAMREKLAAQDFLTTVVEQDNNKTAARVTAPMIDILPVGDPAVIIARLADPEIRIVSLTITEGGYFIDASGTFNPAHPAIAADGDSPDAPKTVFGLIVAGLKARKERGIEPFTVMSCDNIPHNGIVTANAVVGTAALSDTGFAEWIRANVAFPNAMVDRITPATGKREIDFLRDNFAIEDNWPVYCEEFKQWVLEDKFTAGRPALEKVGVTFVPDVTPYEHMKIRILNGGHAAIAYPAALMDIHFVHDSMENPLIRTFLAKLEKDEIIPIVPPVPNTSLTDYFALIEHRLLNPKIADTVPRLAQDGSNRQPKFILPSTLDNLRQGRDVVGLALVSALWCRYFAGKTDSGKDIVFNDASAERLHAAALKAKTDPSAFLVFDDIFGEVAKSELFRKRFADALKSLWEKGTRETLQLYLDGKLAV